A part of Magnetococcus sp. PR-3 genomic DNA contains:
- a CDS encoding transporter substrate-binding domain-containing protein, with the protein MASSRTTPFLSWLFVFVLFVLFGTSPSLAAPALKNDLQLHLKQMGKIRMCVDPNWMPYERIDAQGRHVGMAADYMRLFEQRLRTPIELVPTSSWQQSLNYSREGKCDILSLLNESPQRRQWLNFTSPYLRSPVVMVVKRNRQDGLQDIAHMKGLKLGIAKGYIFEETIKPYHPDIVHVSTSTVDEGLAMVSNGQLDGSLASLYVAAQRIRQLGLANLIIGKVAGPPMSLRVGVRKGQPKLLAALQAVVDGLHQEDHIRIRSKWHPVGGESNMEGARQVLTGQQQAYLRDKGGVSYCVDPNWMPYERIDEAGYHVGMSADYMALMSRRLGVPFRLVASQSWSDTLRMTRLGQCDIITMVHKTKPRISYLNFTEPYVSTPVVLTTRSDVAFLSGLNDVEDAEVGVPTGFATHDMIRHDYPWVRIRDVEHVQQGLQKVSRGELFALVSALPVAHYGIMRGQLDNLKISGHTRYTLDLRVGVQKQEPLLHEIMQQVVRSITPEEHIQIRQKWGGNPQVTQMDYQLMIQVGVGMLIVFMLIMAWNRKLTLLTRQLKQANLQAQQASETKSLFLANMSHEVRTPLNAIIGMSRLAQDFNEEHVRQDYMVKIHGASQALLAIINDLLDFSKLEAGKLELELTPFQIDDVIANINTILGHKAVQKGLTLRYTVDQEVPEYLLGDPLRLGQVLINLVSNSVKFTDQGHIIIRVEKVAVKDKAVRLRFSVKDTGVGISQAGVEGLFEAFTQADNSITRRFGGTGLGLAISRELVSVMGGEIEVESELSVGSRFYFEADFQAMEMELSSPVQPVWHGQLAVIVDADSEEQNYLVRILERLGLQTRTFYDPTPLLGDNFSQLDPAPRYLFIREEVLSLSALGHLSDHLRHHSADTEMKQILLCRRQHGVARQTREALMMDELLLEPLHSQQIRRMLNQLEGEQVGPRCLSEEGVIAERLRRIHHAKVLLVEDNPLNQQVAVAFVEQAGMEVSVAENGMRALEMVQQSPYDLVLMDIQMPIMDGLEATRQLRQLPGLKQLPVVAMTAHAMPGERERSLEAGMNDHLTKPVSPEAIQQLLIRWIEPKHPARVGTKIVSAKAVATPPPKVSIVAPDKGTEEQVDPDFTATFAGLSQLDTLVGLNRTGGNAKLYQQLLEGFLERYQDAPIKLELLVDKKDWNGIGDLAHTIKGVASYMAAEALVRAAQGMDQVIKQQQTHSYQDAVKTLQQQLQLVLVELQAWHEHMQREDTASP; encoded by the coding sequence ATGGCCAGCTCACGCACCACACCGTTTTTATCATGGCTCTTTGTGTTTGTTCTGTTTGTTCTGTTTGGGACAAGCCCGTCCCTTGCTGCGCCTGCGCTTAAAAATGATCTGCAACTGCATCTAAAACAAATGGGTAAGATCCGCATGTGTGTGGATCCGAACTGGATGCCCTATGAACGCATTGATGCACAAGGGCGTCATGTGGGGATGGCTGCAGACTATATGCGTTTGTTTGAACAGCGACTTCGGACCCCCATTGAACTTGTTCCCACCAGTAGTTGGCAGCAGAGCTTGAACTATTCCCGCGAGGGAAAGTGTGACATCCTCTCTTTGCTCAATGAAAGCCCACAGAGACGTCAGTGGCTTAATTTCACCTCCCCCTATCTGCGTTCTCCCGTTGTTATGGTGGTCAAACGTAATCGGCAAGATGGCTTGCAGGATATTGCCCATATGAAGGGGCTCAAGCTCGGAATTGCCAAAGGTTATATCTTTGAAGAGACCATTAAGCCTTACCACCCAGACATTGTTCATGTCTCTACCAGCACCGTTGATGAAGGTCTGGCGATGGTGTCCAACGGTCAGTTGGATGGATCATTGGCCTCTCTGTATGTAGCGGCTCAGCGTATACGGCAGTTGGGGTTGGCCAATTTGATCATTGGTAAAGTGGCGGGCCCCCCTATGTCATTACGGGTGGGGGTGCGTAAAGGGCAACCGAAACTGTTGGCCGCCCTGCAGGCGGTTGTGGATGGTTTGCACCAAGAGGATCATATCCGTATTCGCAGTAAGTGGCATCCTGTGGGTGGCGAGAGCAACATGGAGGGGGCTCGGCAGGTGCTTACGGGTCAGCAGCAGGCCTACCTAAGGGATAAAGGTGGGGTCAGTTATTGTGTGGATCCCAATTGGATGCCCTATGAGAGGATTGATGAAGCGGGCTACCATGTGGGGATGTCTGCCGATTATATGGCGTTGATGAGTCGCCGTTTGGGGGTCCCTTTCCGTTTGGTGGCCAGTCAATCCTGGAGTGATACCCTGCGTATGACCCGTTTGGGGCAGTGCGACATCATTACCATGGTGCATAAAACCAAACCGCGGATCAGTTATCTGAATTTTACGGAGCCCTATGTCTCTACCCCAGTGGTTTTAACCACACGCAGTGATGTGGCTTTTCTGAGTGGTTTAAATGATGTAGAAGATGCTGAGGTTGGTGTCCCAACCGGTTTTGCCACCCATGATATGATCCGCCATGACTACCCTTGGGTTCGCATACGTGATGTTGAGCATGTTCAGCAGGGGTTGCAGAAGGTTTCTCGCGGGGAGCTGTTTGCTTTGGTGTCTGCCTTACCTGTGGCCCACTACGGCATTATGCGTGGGCAGTTAGATAATCTTAAAATCTCTGGTCACACCCGCTATACCCTGGACCTAAGAGTGGGTGTGCAAAAACAAGAGCCACTGCTCCATGAAATTATGCAGCAGGTTGTGCGTAGTATTACCCCAGAAGAACATATTCAAATTCGCCAAAAATGGGGTGGTAATCCGCAGGTTACCCAGATGGATTATCAGTTGATGATCCAGGTGGGGGTTGGCATGTTGATTGTTTTTATGCTGATTATGGCTTGGAACCGTAAGCTCACCTTGCTCACCCGCCAGTTAAAACAGGCCAATCTTCAGGCGCAACAGGCCAGTGAAACCAAAAGTCTGTTTTTGGCCAATATGAGCCATGAAGTGAGAACCCCCCTCAATGCCATCATTGGTATGTCTCGCCTAGCTCAGGATTTCAATGAAGAACATGTGCGCCAGGATTATATGGTTAAAATCCATGGTGCCTCCCAAGCTTTACTGGCCATCATTAATGACCTGTTGGATTTCTCTAAACTAGAAGCGGGTAAGCTGGAGTTAGAGCTTACGCCATTTCAGATAGATGATGTCATTGCCAATATCAATACCATTTTGGGCCATAAAGCGGTCCAAAAAGGGTTGACGTTGCGCTATACGGTGGATCAGGAGGTGCCTGAATATCTGCTGGGTGATCCTCTGCGCTTGGGGCAGGTGTTGATCAATTTGGTCAGTAATTCTGTTAAATTTACCGATCAAGGTCATATTATCATTCGGGTGGAGAAGGTAGCGGTTAAGGATAAGGCCGTTCGACTACGTTTTTCGGTAAAAGATACCGGTGTGGGCATCTCTCAAGCAGGGGTAGAGGGATTGTTTGAGGCCTTTACCCAAGCTGATAACTCCATAACACGTCGCTTTGGGGGAACAGGTTTGGGGCTGGCCATTAGTCGTGAGCTGGTGAGTGTGATGGGGGGGGAGATCGAAGTAGAAAGTGAGTTGAGTGTGGGGAGCCGTTTCTATTTTGAAGCGGATTTTCAGGCGATGGAGATGGAACTGAGCTCGCCAGTGCAACCGGTTTGGCATGGTCAACTTGCGGTCATTGTGGATGCGGATAGTGAAGAGCAAAACTATCTGGTACGTATTTTAGAACGTTTGGGACTGCAAACCCGTACCTTCTACGATCCAACACCTCTGTTAGGGGACAACTTCTCCCAACTGGACCCCGCCCCCCGTTATCTGTTTATCCGTGAAGAGGTACTCTCTCTCAGTGCGTTGGGGCATCTCTCTGATCATCTGCGTCATCATAGTGCGGACACAGAGATGAAGCAGATTCTCTTATGCCGTCGACAGCATGGTGTGGCGCGCCAAACCCGTGAAGCCTTGATGATGGATGAACTGCTGTTGGAGCCGTTACATAGCCAACAGATCCGGCGCATGCTTAACCAGCTTGAAGGTGAGCAGGTTGGCCCTCGTTGTCTTTCTGAAGAGGGGGTTATCGCAGAACGTTTACGCCGTATTCATCATGCTAAGGTGCTGTTGGTGGAAGATAATCCGCTTAATCAACAAGTGGCGGTGGCCTTCGTTGAGCAGGCGGGTATGGAGGTGTCGGTTGCTGAAAATGGTATGCGTGCTTTAGAAATGGTTCAGCAATCCCCTTATGATCTGGTGCTCATGGATATCCAAATGCCCATTATGGATGGGTTGGAAGCCACCCGGCAGTTGCGGCAACTACCCGGTTTAAAACAACTTCCTGTGGTGGCGATGACGGCCCATGCCATGCCGGGTGAGCGTGAGCGTTCTTTAGAAGCAGGGATGAATGATCATTTGACCAAACCGGTCTCTCCTGAAGCGATACAACAGCTATTGATCCGCTGGATTGAGCCAAAGCATCCGGCGCGGGTTGGCACCAAGATCGTCTCAGCCAAGGCTGTTGCAACACCCCCACCCAAAGTTTCTATTGTGGCGCCTGATAAGGGTACCGAAGAGCAGGTCGACCCTGACTTTACAGCTACCTTTGCGGGGCTTAGCCAGTTGGATACGCTGGTGGGTCTAAACCGCACAGGGGGAAATGCCAAACTTTATCAACAGTTGTTGGAGGGGTTTTTAGAGCGTTACCAAGATGCCCCCATCAAACTGGAGCTGTTGGTTGATAAAAAAGATTGGAACGGGATAGGGGATCTGGCGCATACCATCAAAGGTGTCGCTTCTTATATGGCCGCAGAAGCTTTGGTTCGTGCTGCCCAGGGCATGGACCAAGTGATCAAACAGCAGCAAACCCACTCTTACCAAGATGCGGTTAAGACCCTTCAGCAGCAGCTACAACTGGTCTTGGTCGAGCTGCAAGCATGGCATGAGCATATGCAACGTGAGGATACAGCCTCCCCCTAG
- a CDS encoding flagellin, with protein MPITINDSLFAAQQSSNQLLKVKNESENSFEALASGLKINQAVDNPGLMGMISRLTSEVRGINTARQNINQGVSLTQVAQTGVDTISNDVQRLRELAVQSANGTLNDSDRSAINAEATEIQQSIADTISNTTFNGQSLLDSGNSVTIQSGTDANNQTDLQLSDLSSLNSAGSIDLSTQAGAEASLSLLDSDLDSLGTLNASFGAYQNSLESAADNISQMAINTEAARAQVQDANVAAEMARQTGSAIRMQSIIAVQAQASQITDNLYGKLIG; from the coding sequence ATGCCTATCACCATTAACGACTCCCTATTTGCAGCTCAGCAGAGTTCAAACCAGCTGTTGAAAGTTAAAAATGAGAGTGAGAACTCCTTTGAAGCACTCGCTTCTGGTTTAAAAATCAATCAGGCTGTTGATAACCCCGGTTTGATGGGGATGATTAGCCGTCTGACCAGTGAGGTTCGTGGTATTAATACGGCCCGTCAGAATATCAACCAGGGGGTTTCATTAACCCAGGTTGCACAGACAGGGGTTGATACCATTAGCAATGATGTACAGCGCCTACGTGAACTGGCGGTACAATCAGCCAATGGTACGCTGAATGACTCAGACCGCTCGGCCATCAATGCAGAGGCCACTGAGATCCAGCAGAGTATTGCCGACACCATTAGTAACACCACCTTTAATGGTCAAAGCCTGCTTGATTCTGGGAACAGCGTGACCATTCAGTCTGGTACCGATGCGAATAACCAGACAGATCTGCAGTTGAGCGATCTCTCCTCGCTTAATAGCGCAGGGTCTATCGATCTGAGCACACAAGCGGGCGCCGAAGCCTCCTTGAGCCTGCTTGATTCTGACCTGGATAGTCTGGGTACACTCAATGCTTCCTTTGGGGCCTATCAAAACTCACTGGAAAGTGCGGCGGATAACATTAGCCAAATGGCCATCAATACCGAAGCGGCCCGTGCTCAGGTTCAAGATGCCAACGTGGCCGCAGAGATGGCCCGTCAAACAGGCTCAGCCATTCGTATGCAGAGCATTATTGCGGTGCAGGCTCAGGCCTCTCAGATCACAGATAATCTTTATGGCAAACTGATCGGCTAA
- a CDS encoding EAL domain-containing protein: MLRLLLIVVLPLVLAVTLFVTQTGLWSSMQQATPGQAHHAQDAEPLLKQAYAQAYAWQQLLVEGLMVEKFETYLAKFHKHRRVTREGLQRMVTRLEGDPALARWQALLQAHMAMDPAFRQALERFQVVQENPKEAAVAVMPDLENRFLNPLEHAVGQLQQQRSQALQQQEQGHRGLTPLLLWGMGSALVMWMLQLGLLYRWQQHPLKQMAQLLKNIWPDTVPQPDLPIEKAPALWLEQALLALTRPRSLPTPKDDPAPVCTDPLRLELGPLRHAHGEGDIHGLVVVRLLDSEQMGLQIGMKPWVEWLTNAMARLHQSLGAEASAMMLGMQGIAVRLPAVPEPLALAGWVSQITTALQGLPQTLSLPLPLSVSVGVGLKADRDLQQALQQAWLASYLPQRSGYGCYEQALAAQSMTEPWYSLCEAVQARRGMALFTPIVSLQAGGVSYVEMSMHWQHEEGGVMTLPTQPVAWYLQLQLPGVAWWMMEQAVHQLHAWRQEALNIQLDLQRWPLPDVTFVGRLQTLMMRLQVPEARLTILIHHDQWRDPHQQQSIQAFQRLGIQWGVKGVGGITHWQGWPSSCLICLDELWIKRLEGDEEACAELQALSILTAEHEMTMMASAVESRMTLELSKKMGCDAFQGAFIAPAMAADDFLTWRNRSPWCR, from the coding sequence ATGTTGCGTCTGTTGCTCATTGTTGTTCTACCTTTGGTCTTGGCTGTAACCCTGTTTGTTACCCAAACAGGGTTGTGGAGCAGTATGCAACAGGCAACGCCGGGTCAGGCGCACCATGCCCAGGATGCAGAGCCATTGCTGAAACAGGCTTATGCCCAGGCCTATGCTTGGCAGCAGCTGTTGGTTGAAGGTTTGATGGTTGAGAAATTTGAAACCTACTTGGCCAAATTTCATAAGCATCGACGTGTGACCCGAGAAGGTTTACAACGCATGGTCACGCGTTTAGAGGGGGATCCTGCGCTTGCCCGCTGGCAGGCTCTGCTTCAAGCGCATATGGCCATGGATCCCGCTTTCCGACAGGCCTTGGAGCGGTTTCAGGTTGTCCAAGAAAATCCCAAAGAAGCGGCTGTGGCGGTGATGCCGGATCTAGAAAATCGTTTTCTAAACCCCTTAGAACATGCGGTTGGGCAGTTGCAACAGCAACGCAGTCAAGCCTTACAGCAGCAAGAGCAGGGGCATCGTGGCTTGACCCCCTTACTTTTGTGGGGAATGGGGTCTGCGCTGGTTATGTGGATGTTGCAGTTAGGGTTGCTCTACCGTTGGCAGCAACACCCCCTTAAGCAGATGGCACAACTTCTAAAAAACATTTGGCCAGACACTGTTCCCCAGCCAGATTTGCCCATAGAAAAAGCCCCCGCATTATGGTTAGAACAAGCCCTGTTGGCCCTGACACGCCCACGATCGCTGCCCACCCCTAAGGATGACCCCGCTCCGGTTTGTACCGACCCGTTACGTTTGGAGCTGGGCCCTTTAAGACATGCCCATGGTGAGGGGGATATTCATGGGCTTGTTGTGGTTCGCCTGCTTGATAGTGAGCAGATGGGGCTGCAGATCGGGATGAAACCGTGGGTGGAGTGGCTCACCAATGCCATGGCCCGCTTACATCAATCCCTGGGTGCAGAGGCGTCTGCCATGATGTTGGGTATGCAAGGTATTGCGGTGCGTTTGCCGGCGGTACCTGAACCTTTGGCTTTGGCAGGGTGGGTCTCTCAAATAACCACCGCTTTGCAGGGGTTACCCCAAACCCTTTCTTTACCATTGCCCCTCTCAGTATCTGTTGGGGTGGGGTTGAAAGCCGATAGAGATCTTCAGCAGGCCTTACAGCAGGCATGGCTGGCCAGTTATTTACCCCAGCGTAGTGGTTATGGGTGCTATGAACAGGCCCTGGCTGCCCAATCGATGACAGAGCCTTGGTATTCATTGTGTGAAGCGGTACAGGCACGTCGTGGTATGGCCCTGTTTACCCCGATTGTCTCTCTGCAGGCTGGTGGGGTCTCTTATGTTGAAATGAGTATGCATTGGCAGCATGAAGAGGGTGGCGTGATGACGTTACCAACCCAACCTGTTGCATGGTATCTGCAGCTACAGCTGCCTGGTGTGGCATGGTGGATGATGGAACAAGCGGTACACCAACTGCACGCCTGGCGACAAGAAGCGTTGAATATTCAGTTGGATCTTCAACGGTGGCCATTGCCAGATGTCACCTTTGTCGGGCGTTTGCAGACGTTGATGATGCGCCTTCAGGTGCCTGAGGCGCGGTTGACCATTCTGATCCATCATGATCAATGGCGTGACCCACACCAACAACAGTCGATCCAGGCATTTCAACGTTTGGGTATCCAATGGGGGGTGAAGGGGGTTGGCGGGATCACCCATTGGCAGGGGTGGCCGTCATCCTGTTTGATCTGTTTGGACGAGCTGTGGATCAAACGTCTGGAGGGCGATGAGGAGGCGTGTGCCGAACTGCAGGCGCTCTCCATCCTAACCGCTGAGCATGAGATGACGATGATGGCCTCGGCTGTCGAGAGTCGAATGACACTGGAGCTGAGTAAAAAAATGGGGTGTGATGCTTTTCAAGGTGCTTTCATTGCGCCAGCGATGGCAGCCGATGATTTTTTAACATGGCGCAACCGCTCCCCCTGGTGTCGCTGA
- the dnaE gene encoding DNA polymerase III subunit alpha, producing MSAPFVHLHVHTGYSLLTSTAKLKQIVGRAQELQMPALALTDQGNLFGAVQFYSACLKAGIKPLLGAQVYVVPDHQNKEERVDKEVRDQLILLCRNDEGWKNIMRLIAKGHLDGSHGQPRIDLNMLKAHSAGLIALSGGAKGAVGRLLSQEMHEEAEAAAQTLHEIMGHDGQMPNFHLELQRHGEPGEEALVKRTVALAEKLKLPIVASNDIHYMDPGDAPARDALYCVGAVRTLYEENRPRLSDQFYFATPEQMVEKFSDLPEAIENTRRIAMRCNVQLKLGTPMLPDFDLPEGQTLEGEMQAQSEEGLEERLEKYVLPRFPDEEHEEIRRRYYERLMYELGIINQMGFPGYFLIVSDFIKWGKEQDIPVGPGRGSGAGSLVAWCLSITDLDPIRYTLLFERFLNPERVSMPDFDVDFCMDRREAVIGYVQDKYGHDRVAQIITFGTMQAKAVIRDIGRVLEFPYGRVDKIAKLVPNVLGITLKEALEQEPRMRDLMEDEEEVGHLINLALSLEGSPRSCGTHAAGVVISNGPLTDTVPLYRDPRSTMPVTQFNMVDVERAGLVKFDFLGLKTLTVIDNTLKIVNPRRAEHGQTEEERSPIDIAAINIEDERAFRLLMDGRTKGVFQLESSGMRDILKKLAPDTFEDIIALVALYRPGPLGSGMVDDFIARKHGRAVVEYPLPQLEPILKETYGVILYQEQVMKIAQVLAGYSLGGADLLRRAMGKKKPEEMAKQRTIFMSGAEKKEINPEKAGYIFDLMEKFAGYGFNKSHSAAYALISYQTAWLKAHYPVAFMAATLSADINNTEKVVHFVRECHDMSVQVLPPDVNKSEVVFSVQPGAGDEDAVRFGLAAVKNVGEAPMSALVKAREEGGAFTSLLDLCQRTEGGNLNRRTLENLIKSGACDGLGEGNRAALMTGLPEALNRGNQHQKDQALGFMNLFDDAEEEAGESADNWQLPEVPDWPEEERLENEKEALGFYISSHPLRKYEAEMRDYGLMSISELKEKYGPGGEPIGSDGRVSVRFTGVVVERKLHRTKKGDRMLFVTLEDIQGQMEGVVFPDAYVANREILEEEGPLIFEGQAEVRDEEVKVAINSAITLDAYRRNACRFLRVEVPAGLLKGGAMDELMSILQQHHGADGCRTALVVRMAKARVTMDLDKPGLVVPSDALLDHLIQRFGNGAASFRKSLNLPPV from the coding sequence ATGAGCGCCCCTTTTGTCCACCTGCATGTCCATACTGGTTACTCTCTGCTGACCTCTACCGCCAAGCTTAAGCAGATAGTCGGCCGTGCGCAGGAACTTCAAATGCCCGCCCTGGCGTTGACCGATCAGGGTAATCTATTTGGTGCCGTACAGTTCTACTCAGCCTGTCTGAAGGCGGGTATCAAACCCTTATTGGGTGCTCAGGTCTATGTGGTGCCAGATCACCAGAATAAAGAAGAGCGGGTGGATAAAGAGGTGCGGGATCAGTTGATTCTGCTGTGCCGGAATGATGAGGGCTGGAAAAATATAATGCGTCTCATCGCCAAAGGGCACCTGGATGGTAGCCATGGCCAACCCCGTATTGATCTGAACATGCTTAAAGCACACAGTGCTGGTTTGATCGCACTTTCTGGGGGGGCAAAAGGGGCGGTTGGACGCCTGTTAAGCCAAGAGATGCATGAGGAGGCAGAGGCCGCGGCGCAAACGCTCCATGAAATTATGGGGCATGATGGCCAAATGCCCAATTTTCATTTGGAGTTACAGCGCCATGGTGAGCCAGGAGAAGAAGCGCTGGTTAAACGCACCGTTGCTCTGGCGGAAAAGCTGAAACTGCCCATCGTCGCCAGTAATGATATCCACTATATGGACCCAGGGGATGCCCCTGCGCGAGATGCGCTCTATTGTGTGGGCGCTGTGCGCACGCTTTATGAAGAGAACCGCCCACGGTTATCGGACCAGTTTTACTTTGCCACCCCTGAGCAGATGGTGGAAAAATTTTCGGACCTGCCAGAGGCTATTGAAAATACACGGCGCATTGCCATGCGGTGTAATGTCCAATTGAAATTGGGCACCCCCATGCTCCCAGATTTTGACCTGCCAGAGGGGCAGACTCTGGAAGGGGAAATGCAGGCTCAATCTGAAGAGGGGCTTGAGGAGAGGCTAGAAAAATATGTGTTGCCTCGCTTCCCTGATGAGGAGCATGAGGAGATTCGCCGTCGCTACTATGAGCGTTTGATGTATGAACTGGGCATTATTAACCAGATGGGTTTTCCCGGTTATTTTTTGATTGTATCGGACTTTATTAAATGGGGTAAAGAGCAAGATATTCCCGTGGGGCCGGGGCGGGGGTCGGGGGCAGGTTCTCTGGTGGCCTGGTGTCTCTCTATTACCGATCTGGACCCCATTCGTTACACCCTTCTTTTTGAGCGCTTTCTTAACCCAGAGCGGGTAAGTATGCCGGACTTTGACGTCGATTTTTGTATGGATCGTCGTGAAGCTGTTATCGGTTATGTGCAGGATAAATATGGCCATGACCGGGTTGCACAGATCATTACCTTCGGCACCATGCAGGCAAAAGCGGTGATTCGGGATATTGGCCGTGTGCTTGAGTTCCCCTATGGCCGGGTAGATAAAATCGCCAAATTGGTCCCCAATGTTTTAGGGATTACCCTTAAAGAGGCATTGGAGCAGGAGCCGCGTATGCGGGACCTGATGGAGGATGAGGAAGAGGTTGGACATCTCATTAATCTGGCCCTCTCTTTAGAAGGTTCGCCGCGCTCTTGCGGGACCCATGCTGCGGGTGTGGTGATCTCCAATGGTCCGTTGACCGATACGGTTCCCCTGTATCGTGACCCCCGCTCAACCATGCCGGTTACCCAGTTTAATATGGTGGATGTTGAACGGGCGGGTTTGGTTAAGTTTGACTTTTTGGGGCTAAAAACCCTAACGGTGATCGACAACACCCTGAAAATCGTCAACCCCCGTCGTGCAGAGCATGGGCAAACCGAAGAAGAGCGCAGCCCTATTGATATTGCGGCCATTAATATTGAAGATGAGCGGGCCTTCCGGCTATTGATGGATGGACGTACCAAAGGGGTGTTCCAGCTGGAATCTTCCGGCATGCGGGATATCCTGAAGAAGCTGGCCCCAGATACCTTTGAAGATATTATTGCGCTGGTAGCACTCTACCGTCCGGGGCCTTTAGGTTCTGGAATGGTCGATGACTTTATCGCCCGTAAGCATGGTCGCGCGGTGGTGGAGTACCCCTTACCCCAGTTGGAGCCAATCCTTAAAGAGACCTATGGGGTGATCCTCTACCAGGAACAGGTGATGAAAATTGCCCAGGTTCTGGCGGGTTACTCCCTAGGGGGGGCGGATCTGCTGCGACGGGCCATGGGTAAAAAGAAACCGGAAGAGATGGCCAAACAGCGCACCATTTTTATGAGTGGTGCGGAGAAAAAAGAGATTAACCCTGAAAAAGCGGGTTATATCTTTGATCTTATGGAGAAGTTTGCCGGTTACGGGTTCAATAAATCCCACTCTGCAGCCTATGCTCTTATCTCCTACCAGACCGCTTGGCTGAAGGCACACTATCCGGTGGCCTTTATGGCCGCGACCCTCAGTGCAGATATCAATAATACGGAAAAAGTGGTGCACTTTGTCCGGGAGTGCCACGACATGTCTGTACAGGTTTTACCGCCGGATGTGAATAAATCAGAGGTGGTGTTCTCTGTTCAACCGGGTGCGGGCGATGAAGATGCGGTGCGCTTTGGCTTGGCTGCAGTGAAAAATGTGGGTGAAGCCCCCATGTCTGCCTTGGTCAAAGCACGGGAAGAAGGGGGAGCCTTTACCTCTTTGCTGGATCTATGTCAGCGCACGGAAGGGGGTAACCTGAACCGTCGTACCCTGGAAAACCTGATCAAGTCAGGGGCCTGTGATGGTTTGGGTGAAGGGAACCGGGCTGCCTTAATGACGGGCTTACCAGAGGCACTAAACCGGGGTAACCAACATCAAAAAGATCAAGCCTTAGGGTTTATGAACCTCTTTGATGATGCCGAGGAGGAGGCGGGTGAAAGTGCGGATAACTGGCAGTTGCCAGAAGTCCCTGACTGGCCTGAAGAGGAGCGGCTTGAAAATGAAAAAGAGGCGTTGGGCTTTTATATTTCCAGCCATCCACTACGCAAATATGAAGCAGAGATGCGTGATTATGGGTTAATGAGCATCTCTGAGCTTAAAGAAAAATATGGGCCTGGTGGAGAGCCCATTGGTAGCGATGGGCGGGTATCGGTACGGTTTACCGGGGTGGTTGTTGAACGTAAATTGCACCGCACCAAAAAGGGTGACCGTATGCTGTTTGTGACCTTGGAGGATATTCAAGGTCAAATGGAAGGGGTGGTTTTTCCTGATGCTTATGTGGCCAACCGAGAGATCTTGGAAGAGGAGGGGCCCTTAATCTTTGAAGGTCAGGCCGAAGTTCGGGATGAAGAGGTTAAAGTAGCGATTAACAGTGCCATTACACTGGATGCCTACCGCCGCAATGCCTGTCGATTTTTACGGGTAGAGGTTCCTGCCGGACTATTAAAAGGGGGCGCTATGGATGAGTTGATGTCGATCCTGCAACAACACCACGGGGCCGATGGTTGCCGCACCGCATTGGTGGTGCGGATGGCCAAAGCGCGGGTGACCATGGATCTGGATAAACCAGGTTTGGTGGTGCCCAGTGATGCTTTGCTCGATCACCTTATCCAACGGTTTGGGAATGGGGCCGCCAGTTTTAGGAAGTCCCTCAACCTTCCGCCAGTGTGA
- a CDS encoding response regulator gives MSTILFIDDDEVMLTLISPQLEDFGYQVIQAFSGREGMDALQAESIDLILTDLDMPDMNGIEMLGMIKADPKTAHIPVVVLTAHDYPLLEDQAKELGADLFQSKPVDVARLHPMLQSLIGKGAVASPTL, from the coding sequence ATGTCGACAATTTTATTTATTGATGATGATGAAGTGATGTTAACGCTCATTTCGCCACAGTTGGAAGATTTTGGATATCAGGTCATCCAAGCCTTTTCAGGCCGTGAAGGTATGGATGCCCTGCAGGCTGAATCGATTGATCTGATTTTGACCGATCTGGATATGCCCGATATGAATGGTATTGAGATGCTCGGTATGATCAAAGCTGACCCAAAAACAGCCCACATTCCAGTTGTGGTCTTAACCGCCCATGATTATCCCCTATTGGAAGATCAGGCCAAAGAGCTTGGGGCTGACCTATTCCAATCCAAACCTGTTGATGTGGCGCGTCTGCACCCGATGTTGCAATCCTTGATTGGTAAGGGTGCCGTGGCATCCCCAACTTTGTGA